The Vannielia litorea genomic interval GTTATGGTCGCGCTGATACATCTGGCTCAGCTCGGACTTCATGTTGTCACGCAGGTAGTCGAAGCCCAGCTCGTTGTTGGTGGCGTAGGTGATGTCGCAGGCGTAGGCCGCCTTCTTCTCGCCGTCGGGCTGCTGCGGGTAGACGACGCCGGTGGTCAGGCCGAGAGCGCCGTAGACCTTGCTCATCCACTCGGCATCGCGCTTGGCGAGGTAGTCGTTGACGGTGACCACGTGCACGCCCTTGCCGGTGAGCGCGTTGAGGTAGGCCGGGAAGGTGGCCACGAGGGTCTTGCCCTCGCCGGTCTTCATCTCGGCGATGTTGCCCTCGTGCAGGAAGATGCCGCCCATCAGCTGCACGTCGAAGGCGCGCAGGCCGAGCGCCCGCTTGGCGGCCTCGCGGCAGTTGGCGAAGGCTTCGGGCAGCAGGGCATCGAGGCTCTCGCCGCCCATCGCCCGCTTGGCCAGCTCCTCGGTCTTTTCCTTCAGCCCTTCGTCGGAGAGTTTTTCGAACTCCGGCTCCAGCGCGTTGATCTTTTCGACCAGCGGACGGGTGGACTTGATCTTGCGGTCATTGGCGGTGCCAAAGACCTTTTTCGCGACGGTACCCAGACCCAGCATATTCTCTCCGCTCGCCCTGCCTTGACGGTTTTGTGTGGCTGATCGCGCTTGCCGCCCTTCGCCTGCCCCCATAGAAACGCGGGCAGAGAAACGGGCTTGCGCCTTGGAACACAAGGCGATGTAAGACCCGAGACCCATAGTGTCAACGCCGCCGCAGGGGCGGCTGAGCAGGAGTAGATGTATGACCTTCCCCAAGATGATCGCGCTGGGTGCCATGCTGGCCGTTGGCCTCGGTGCCGGTGCGATGGCGCAGGAAGCGGAAGAGGCGGCCCCCGAGGCGGCGGCAGAGGCTGCAACTGACGTGACCGCAGAGACCGTTGTGGCGACCGTGGCCGGTGTGGACATTACCGTTGGCCACATGATCGTGGCCCGCAAGAGCCTGCCCGAGCAATACGCCCAGCTGCCGCCGGAAGTGCTCTGGGAGGGGATCCTCGAGCAGCTGGTACAGCAGACTGCGCTGGCCAGCGAGGCCGGTGAGCCGAGCAAAGAGACCGTTCTGGTGCTGGAAAACCAGCGCAGCGGCTACCTTGCCGGGGACGTGCTGGAGGCCGCCGCGATGGCCGCCGTGACCGATGAGGCGCTGGAGGCCAAGTACAACGAGCTTTACGCCGACGCCGAGCCGCAGCGCGAGTGGAACGCTGCTCACATCCTCGTGGAAACCGAGGAAGAGGCGCAGGCGGTGAAGGAAGAGGTCGAGGGCGGCGCCGATTTTGCCGAGGTGGCCAAGGTCAAGTCCACCGGCCCCTCCGGACCCAACGGCGGCGCGCTGGGCTGGTTTGGTGCCGGCATGATGGTGCCCGAGTTCGAGACCGCCGTGATGGCGATGAAGGCCGGTGAGGTGAGCGCCCCGGTGCAGACCCAGTTCGGCTGGCACGTGATCAAGCTCAACGAGACCCGCCTGAAGGACAAGCCCGACATGGCCGCGGTGAAGGACCAGCTGACCGAAGAGGTGCAGCGCGCCGCCGTGGACGAGGTGATTGCCTCTGCCGTGGAAAAGGCCGGTGTGGAAAAGGCCGAGGGCGAGATCCCGGCTGCCGTTCTCAACGACTTCAGCCTTCTGGAGGACTGATGGGCAAGTACCCCGTATCGCCGCTGGCGCCCGAGCGCTTCCCCGATCTGCCAGTGATCGGGGGGGTGAAGTTTGCCGCCGTGGAGGCCGGGGTGCGCTACAAGGGCCGGCTCGACGTGATGCTGGCCCTGCTCGATCCGGGCAGCGTGGTGGCGGGGGTGTTTACCCGTTCGGCCACCCGCTCGGCCCCGGTGCGCGACTGCGAGGCGAAGATCCGCAAGGTGAGCGACGCGGGGGCGGCCATTCTGGTGAACTCCGGCAACTCCAACGCCTTCACCGGCGGGGCCGGGCAGGAGAGCGTTGAGGCGATCTGCGCCGCGGTGGCCGAGGCTGCCGATGTGCCGAAGGCTCGCGTGTTCACCGCCTCGACCGGGGTGATCGGCGAGCGACTGCCGCATGATCGGATCACCGGAAAGCTCGGGGAACTGGTGGGCGGTCTCGACGAAGGCGGCATCGAGCTGGCGGCCAAGGCGATCATGACCACCGACACCTTTGCCAAGGGCTCCACACGCGAGGTGGCGCTGAAAGGCGGGACGGTGAAGATTGCCGGGATCGCCAAGGGCTCGGGCATGATCGCGCCGGATATGGCGACGATGCTGGTCTATATCTTCACCGATGCGAAGATCAGCCGCGATGCGCTGCAGAGCATGGTGAGCTGCCACAACGAGACCACCTTCAACGCGATCACGGTGGATGGCGATACCTCGACCTCCGACACGCTGATCTGCGCCGCGACCGGTGCCTCGGGCGTGGAGTGCGACCAGAGCGAAGAGTTCGAGGCGGCGCTGGCCGAGGTGATGAAAGACCTCGCCCATCAGGTGGTGAAGGACGGCGAAGGCGCGACCAAGTTCGTGGCCGTGAAGGTCACCGGGGCGGCCCATGACGCCGATGCCAAGCGGGTGGCGATGAGCATCGCCAATTCACCTCTGGTGAAGACCGCGATTGCGGGCGAAGACCCGAACTGGGGCCGGATCGTGATGGCCGTGGGCAAGAGCGGCGCCGAGGCCGACCGGGACAAGCTGACGATCAAGTTCGGCGAGGTGCTGGTGGCCGAGAACGGCTGGGTTGCACCGGGTTACTCCGAGGAGCAGGGCGCGGGCTACATGAAGCTGCCGGAGCTGGTCATCCGGGTCGATATGGGGCTGGGCAAGGGCCGGTTCACCGCCTGGACCTGCGACCTGACGCATCAATACATCTCGATCAACGCCGATTACCGGTCGTGAAGGTTGTTCTGGTTGCTGCCGTCGCGCTGATTGACGTGGACGGGCGGGTGTTGCTGGCGCAGCGCCCGGAAGGCAAGAGCATGGCCGGGCTTTGGGAGTTTCCGGGCGGCAAGGTGGAGCCGGGGGAGACGCCGGAGGCGGCGCTGATCCGTGAGCTGCACGAGGAGCTGGGGATCGAGACGTGGCAGAGTTGCCTTGCGCCGCTCACCTTTGCCTCGCACGGCTATGACGACTTTCATCTGTTGATGCCACTGTTTGCCTGCCGCAAGTGGGGCGGCACCCCGCAGGGGCGCGAGGGGCAGGTGCTGAAGTGGGCGCGGGCGAGTGAGCTGCGCGACTACCCGATGCCGCCCGCGGATGTGCCGCTGATTCCGATTCTGCGCGACTGGCTTTGACCGGGGGCGATTGCGGGCCTTTGCCAAGGCATCTGACCGGAATCGATGCGCGGATTTCCGCGAAGTGCCCGAAATTTGGGCGGAAATCCCGAATGCACGTTCAGATTGTAAGTGATCCTTAAACGATTATCGGCTAGCTTCACCCAAGGTTAAGCCACCGCGGGGAGTGAACATGCTACGTACGATCGTTCTGGGAAGCTGTGTTTCGGTTCAGGGCACCTTTGTGAAGGCGCTCGCTGACGGGCGCGTTGTGGTGCGTGTGGGCGCACGGGACTTTACCGGCCGTCCGGTGGATGCCGTCGCCGCCTGAGCCGCATTTTCTCCCACTCCGACAGAAACGGGATTGAGTTCACGGAAAGGCCCGCGCCGCTCGGTACGGGCCTTTTGCATGCTGCCCGCCCGGCCCGCGCCCGCCAAAACAAACGGACCACCCTCCGAAAGGCACGGCCCGCGTAATGACTTGCGTCAGCCGGGTCAGTCGAGCGTGCGCTCGAACTCCGTGCGGATGAAGATCAAGAAAAGAAGCGAATCTGATGTGGCTTAAGATCTCGCTCGCATAATTCAGTTGAAAGTTATCAGCCTTTCCATCCAGATAGCTCGTGCTCGCGAAAGCCGAGCGGAAAAGAAGGGACAAGAATGATATGGGTATCAAACCAATAGGCTTAGCAATCTTGATGTTGGGGTTGGCCGGCTGTGCCGTAACTAAGGTGCAGCCGTTGACAAAAACATCGTTTGCAGTCTCCACAACGGCTGCTCCAGCGTGTGGACAGTCAGGCGCCTCGAGCGTTGCAAACAAAGTCGCGTCTATTGAGGTGATCAAAAGGGGCGGTGATAAGTTTTATTTTGAAGAAGCTCGAAGCGACTATCGAATTATTGAAGATAGCCTCGTAGTTCAAATGGTCGGTCCCGGTCATCCTAAGTATCGAATTGCTTTCTCGGCGCGCGAAGAACTCGGGCCGAATTGGAAAGAGATCGTCGCGAAAGGGACCCCGAACACATGTATTGAGGAATAAGAAAACTAGCTGCGGCCTGATGTGGCCGCAGCTTATTTCGTATCAGTCAAGCGTGCGCTCGACTTCCTTGCGGGTGAAGATCTCGATGACATCGCCTTCGCGGATGTCGTCGTAGTTCTCGAAGGCCATACCGCATTCCTGACCGGAGATGACCTCGGACACCTCGTCCTTGAAGCGCTTGAGGGTCTTCAGCGTGCCTTCGTGGATCACCACGTCGTCGCGCAGCAGGCGGACGCCGGCGGAGCGGCGGGCGACGCCCTCGGTCACGAGACAGCCGGCAACCTTGCCGACGCCGGTGACCTTGAAGACTTCGCGGATCTGCGCGTAGCCGATGAAATCCTCCTGGATTTCGGCGGAGAGCAGGCCGGAAGCGGCGGCTTTCACGTCATCCACGAGGTCGTAGATCACCGAGTAGTAGCGGATCTCGACGCCCTTCTGGTTGGCGGCCTGACGCGCGGGCGCGTTGGCCCGGACGTTGAAGCCGATGACCGGCGCGCCCGAGGCTTCGGCAAGGCCGATGTCGCTCTCGGTGATGGCGCCGACGCCGTAGTGCAGCACGCGCACGCGGACCTCGTCGTTGCCGATCTTCTCCATCGCCTGGATGATGGCCTCGGCAGAGCCCTGCACGTCGGCCTTCACCACGATGGGGAGCTCGGAGACGTCCTTGTCGTCCTTGGCCTTCTGCATCAGCTGCTCAAGGGTAGTCGCGGCACCGGCGGCGGCGCGTTTTTCCTTGGCGGCGTTCTCGCGGTACTCGGCGATCTCACGTGCCTGCGCCTCGGAGGAGACCACGTTGAGCACGTCACCGGCCTCGGGAGTGCCGTTGAGACCGAGCACCTCGACGGGCACGGAGGGGCCAGCCTCGGCCACCCGCTCGCCCTTGTCGTTGACCAGCGCGCGGACCTTGCCCCACTGCTCGCCGACGACGAAGATATCGCCCTGCTTGAGCGTGCCGTTCTGCACCAGAACGGTGGCGACGGGGCCGCGGCCCACATCGAGTTGGGCTTCGATCACGGCACCCTGCGCGGCGCGCTCGGGGTTGGCCTTGAGTTCGAGCACCTCGGCCTGAAGCGCGATGGCTTCGAGCAGTTCATCAAGGCCCTGCCCGGTGTGGGCGGAAACCTCGACATCCTGCACGTCGCCCGACATGGCCTCGACGATCACTTCGTGCTGAAGCAGATCGGTGCGGACCTTCTGGGCGTTGGCGGCGGGCAGGTCGATCTTGTTGATCGCCACGATCATCGGCACACCGGCGGCCTTGGCGTGGTTGATGGCTTCGATGGTCTGCGGCATCACCGCGTCATCGGCGGCCACAACGAGCACCACGATATCGGTCACCTGCGCACCGCGGGCACGCATGGACGTAAAGGCGGCGTGGCCCGGCGTGTCGAGGAACGACAGAACGGCGCCGCTCTCGGTGGTCACCTGATAGGCCCCGATGTGCTGGGTGATCCCGCCCGCCTCGCCGGCCACGACCTTGGCGTCGCGGATGGCATCGAGCAGCGAGGTTTTGCCGTGGTCGACGTGGCCCATGATGGTGATCACGGGCGCGCGCGGCTTGAGATCTTCTTCCTTGTCGTCGGCGGTCTCGATGACCTGCTCGACGTCGGCGTCCGACACGCGGACGACCTTGTGGCCGAACTCTTCGATGATCAGCTCGGCGGTGTCGGCGTCGATCACCTGGTTCTGGGAGACCATCATGCCGTTCTGCATGAGCGCCTTCACCACCTCGGCGACGCGCTCGGCCATGCGGTTGGCCAGCTCGGACACCACGATGGTTTCGGGCAGCTGAACGTCGCGCACGACCTTCTCGCGGTTGTCACCGCCGCCCAGAGCCTTCTGGCGGGCGCGCTCCTGCTTGCGCTTCATCGCAGCCAGCGAGCGCTGACGCCCGCCTTCGCCGCCCGAGAGCGCCTGGTTCAGGGTGAGCTTGCCGGAGCGGCGACCGCCGTCATCGCGGGAGCCCTTGCCCCGGTTGTCACGGTTGTTGTCGCGATTGTCGCGGTCGTCCCGACGGGGGGCGGGGCGGTTGCCACCGCCACGGGCGCCATCCTCGGCAGGCGCCGGGCCGGGCTGGGCGGCGGCTGCAGCGGCGGGCGGCGCGTTGCGCTCTGCCTTTTCGCGGGCCTTCGCCTCTTCGGCCTCGCGCTTCTTGCGGGCGTCTTCCTCTTCTTTCGCTTTCAGGGCTTCCTGGCGTTCGCGCTCTTCGCGCTCCTTCGCCTCGGCCTCTTCACGGCGGCGCTGGCGCTCGGCCTCGCGCTCTTTCTCTTCGGCTTCACGGCGCTTGGCCTCTTCGGCCTCGGTCGCCTTGGCGGCGGCGAGGGCCTTCAGCCGGCGCTCCATCTCGGCGTCGGAGATGCCTGCGGGGCGCTTGGACGGATCGGAAGCGGCGCCCGCTGCAGCAGCGGCGCCGGCGCCAGCCGTGGGCGCACCGGGCTTGGGCACCACAACGCGCTTGCGCTTGGTTTCCACCACGACGTTTTTCGTGCGTCCGTGCGAGAAGCTCTGCTTCACTTGTCCGGAGCGCGGGCCGCCGCGCAGCCCAAGGGTCTTTTTGCCGTCACTATCGCTCATGCGATGTTCGTCCTTTCCGGGGCGTATCCCCGCTTTCTTCGCGCAAAGCGCCAAGCTTTGCGGCGTCTTCTACAACACGCTTCGTGAGTCCACCAGACGCAAGAGCGGCGTGTATCACATGTTCCCTGCCGAATGCCAAACCGATTTCGTTTGCGGTCAGGCAGCCCAGGAACGTGCCCTTTCCGGGCGGAGAGCTGAGCTTCGACTTGCCCCGCTCGGAGCCATCGGAGGCCTGGATCAGCAGCCGCGCCTCCTCGGTCAGGAGCCAGCCTTTTACCTTTTCGTATCCCGCCACCGCGCGGCCCGACTTGCGGGCGAGGGCGATGCCGTCTGTCACCCGCTTGACCAGCAGGCGCTCGACCGTCTCGACCAGATCCTCTGGCACCTCGACCGGAGCCTTTGCGGCGCGGGCGAAGAGCTTTTTCTTCACCGCCTTCTCAAGCGCGGCGCGGCTGGGCGAAACCCAGATGCCGCGGCCCGGCAGTTTGGCCGAAATGTCGGGAACGATCTCGCCGGAGGGCCCCACGACGAAACGGACGAGGTGAGATATAGGGCGCACCTCGCCCGTTGCAATGCACTTGCGTTCGGGCGTTTCACCCTTTGTTGTATTGCGTCCGCCGCGGCTCAGGCCGGTGTCCGGAGCCTGAGATCAGGCTCCGGCCTCCTCTTCTTCTGCGGGCGCGTCTTCGCCCTCGTCCTCGGCGGCCAGCTCGGCAGGGTCGACCCAGCCAAGGGCGATCCGGGCGGACATGACCATGTCTTGCGCCTCTTCGAGCGAGAGCTCGAACTTCTCGAGGATGCCATCGTCCTTCACGCGCTCGCCGTCGACGGTCGTCCAGCCGCCGGCCAGCTCCCAGTCGGCGCAGGTGGCGAAGTCTTCGAGGGTTTTCACCCCGTCCTCGGCCAGCGCCTCGATCATCTGGGGCGTCAGGCCTTCGAAGTTCACGAGGCTGTCTTCGACGCCAAGCTCGCGGGCGTGCTCGAGCGCCTTGCGGTTCTGCTCGTCGAGGTAGTCGCGGGCACGGGCCTGAAGCTCGCCCGCGGTGCCTTCGTCGACGCCGTCGATCACCAGAAGCTCGTCGAGCTCGACATAGGCGACCTCTTCGAGCGAGGTGAAGCCCTCGGACACCAGAAGCTGGGCGAAGAACTCATCCAGATCGAGCGTATCCATGAAGAGCTTGGTGCGCTCTTCGAACTCGGCCTGGCGGCGGGCGCTCTCTTCTTCTTCGGTCAGGATGTCGATATCCAGCCCGGTCAGCTGCGAAGCGAGGCGCACGTTCTGGCCACGGCGGCCGATGGCGAGCGAAAGCTGCTCGTCGGGCACCACGACCTCGATCTTGCCGGCCTCTTCATCAAGAACGACCTTGGAGACCTCGGCTGGCTGGAGGGCGTTGACGAGGAAGGTGGGCTGATCGTCGTTCCACGGGATGATGTCGATCTTCTCGCCCTGCAGCTCGTTGACCACGGCCTGAACGCGGGAGCCGCGCATACCCACGCAGGCACCGACCGGGTCGATCGAGCCATCGTAGGAGATGACGGCGATCTTGGCGCGGGAGCCGGGATCACGGGCGACGGCCTTGATCTCGATGATGCCGTCGTAGATCTCGGGCACTTCCATCTTGAACAGCTCGGCCATGAACTCGGGCGCGGTACGCGACAGGAAGATCTGCGGGCCACGCTGCTCGCGGCGCACGTCCTTGATATACACCCGGATGCGGTCACCGGGGCGGTAGCTCTCACGCCCGATCTTCTCATTGCGGCGCAGCACAGCCTCGCCTGCGCCGATATCAACGATGACGTTGCCATACTCTTCGCGCTTCACCAGGCCGTTGATGATGGTGCCGGCGCGATCCTTGAACTCTTCGTACTGGCGATCACGCTCGGCTTCGCGGACCTTCTGCAGGATGACCTGCTTGGCCGACTGCGCGGCGATCCGGCCCATCTCGACGGGCGGAACCTCATCGACCAGCTCGTCGCCATCGGTGGGGGCGGTATCCTGATCGACGCCCTCGGCAAGGGCGCGGTCCAGATCGGAGGGGGTGCGCAGAAGAAAGCGGCGGATCGGCTGCGGCTCTTCATCCTCGGCCTCGGGCTGCGACATGCCGGAAACGACGATGTAATCCTTGCCCTTGGTGCCAAGGGTCTGGGCGGCGGCCTCGAGGGTCATCTCGGCCTGGTAGTTCTCCAGCTCCGGCTCGCCCTTGACGGTGCGGATGCGGGTGAAGGTGGCACGGCCGGTC includes:
- the mutT gene encoding 8-oxo-dGTP diphosphatase MutT; the encoded protein is MKVVLVAAVALIDVDGRVLLAQRPEGKSMAGLWEFPGGKVEPGETPEAALIRELHEELGIETWQSCLAPLTFASHGYDDFHLLMPLFACRKWGGTPQGREGQVLKWARASELRDYPMPPADVPLIPILRDWL
- the nusA gene encoding transcription termination factor NusA, whose amino-acid sequence is MAITSANQLELLQTAEAVAREKMIDPGLVIEAMEESLARAAKSRYGAEMDIRVSIDRKTGRATFTRIRTVKGEPELENYQAEMTLEAAAQTLGTKGKDYIVVSGMSQPEAEDEEPQPIRRFLLRTPSDLDRALAEGVDQDTAPTDGDELVDEVPPVEMGRIAAQSAKQVILQKVREAERDRQYEEFKDRAGTIINGLVKREEYGNVIVDIGAGEAVLRRNEKIGRESYRPGDRIRVYIKDVRREQRGPQIFLSRTAPEFMAELFKMEVPEIYDGIIEIKAVARDPGSRAKIAVISYDGSIDPVGACVGMRGSRVQAVVNELQGEKIDIIPWNDDQPTFLVNALQPAEVSKVVLDEEAGKIEVVVPDEQLSLAIGRRGQNVRLASQLTGLDIDILTEEEESARRQAEFEERTKLFMDTLDLDEFFAQLLVSEGFTSLEEVAYVELDELLVIDGVDEGTAGELQARARDYLDEQNRKALEHARELGVEDSLVNFEGLTPQMIEALAEDGVKTLEDFATCADWELAGGWTTVDGERVKDDGILEKFELSLEEAQDMVMSARIALGWVDPAELAAEDEGEDAPAEEEEAGA
- the infB gene encoding translation initiation factor IF-2, which produces MSDSDGKKTLGLRGGPRSGQVKQSFSHGRTKNVVVETKRKRVVVPKPGAPTAGAGAAAAAGAASDPSKRPAGISDAEMERRLKALAAAKATEAEEAKRREAEEKEREAERQRRREEAEAKEREERERQEALKAKEEEDARKKREAEEAKAREKAERNAPPAAAAAAQPGPAPAEDGARGGGNRPAPRRDDRDNRDNNRDNRGKGSRDDGGRRSGKLTLNQALSGGEGGRQRSLAAMKRKQERARQKALGGGDNREKVVRDVQLPETIVVSELANRMAERVAEVVKALMQNGMMVSQNQVIDADTAELIIEEFGHKVVRVSDADVEQVIETADDKEEDLKPRAPVITIMGHVDHGKTSLLDAIRDAKVVAGEAGGITQHIGAYQVTTESGAVLSFLDTPGHAAFTSMRARGAQVTDIVVLVVAADDAVMPQTIEAINHAKAAGVPMIVAINKIDLPAANAQKVRTDLLQHEVIVEAMSGDVQDVEVSAHTGQGLDELLEAIALQAEVLELKANPERAAQGAVIEAQLDVGRGPVATVLVQNGTLKQGDIFVVGEQWGKVRALVNDKGERVAEAGPSVPVEVLGLNGTPEAGDVLNVVSSEAQAREIAEYRENAAKEKRAAAGAATTLEQLMQKAKDDKDVSELPIVVKADVQGSAEAIIQAMEKIGNDEVRVRVLHYGVGAITESDIGLAEASGAPVIGFNVRANAPARQAANQKGVEIRYYSVIYDLVDDVKAAASGLLSAEIQEDFIGYAQIREVFKVTGVGKVAGCLVTEGVARRSAGVRLLRDDVVIHEGTLKTLKRFKDEVSEVISGQECGMAFENYDDIREGDVIEIFTRKEVERTLD
- a CDS encoding peptidylprolyl isomerase, with product MTFPKMIALGAMLAVGLGAGAMAQEAEEAAPEAAAEAATDVTAETVVATVAGVDITVGHMIVARKSLPEQYAQLPPEVLWEGILEQLVQQTALASEAGEPSKETVLVLENQRSGYLAGDVLEAAAMAAVTDEALEAKYNELYADAEPQREWNAAHILVETEEEAQAVKEEVEGGADFAEVAKVKSTGPSGPNGGALGWFGAGMMVPEFETAVMAMKAGEVSAPVQTQFGWHVIKLNETRLKDKPDMAAVKDQLTEEVQRAAVDEVIASAVEKAGVEKAEGEIPAAVLNDFSLLED
- the argJ gene encoding bifunctional glutamate N-acetyltransferase/amino-acid acetyltransferase ArgJ, which produces MGKYPVSPLAPERFPDLPVIGGVKFAAVEAGVRYKGRLDVMLALLDPGSVVAGVFTRSATRSAPVRDCEAKIRKVSDAGAAILVNSGNSNAFTGGAGQESVEAICAAVAEAADVPKARVFTASTGVIGERLPHDRITGKLGELVGGLDEGGIELAAKAIMTTDTFAKGSTREVALKGGTVKIAGIAKGSGMIAPDMATMLVYIFTDAKISRDALQSMVSCHNETTFNAITVDGDTSTSDTLICAATGASGVECDQSEEFEAALAEVMKDLAHQVVKDGEGATKFVAVKVTGAAHDADAKRVAMSIANSPLVKTAIAGEDPNWGRIVMAVGKSGAEADRDKLTIKFGEVLVAENGWVAPGYSEEQGAGYMKLPELVIRVDMGLGKGRFTAWTCDLTHQYISINADYRS
- a CDS encoding RNA-binding protein, which produces MSRGGRNTTKGETPERKCIATGEVRPISHLVRFVVGPSGEIVPDISAKLPGRGIWVSPSRAALEKAVKKKLFARAAKAPVEVPEDLVETVERLLVKRVTDGIALARKSGRAVAGYEKVKGWLLTEEARLLIQASDGSERGKSKLSSPPGKGTFLGCLTANEIGLAFGREHVIHAALASGGLTKRVVEDAAKLGALREESGDTPRKGRTSHER